From a region of the Lactuca sativa cultivar Salinas chromosome 4, Lsat_Salinas_v11, whole genome shotgun sequence genome:
- the LOC111884594 gene encoding magnesium-chelatase subunit ChlI, chloroplastic: MAGLLGTSSAAALLSSPSISSSSSSPKASIRALSFNPGHTQGRRFYGGIGLPSKKGRSHFSISNVATEISPAQEQAQKLSKENQRPVYPFAAIVGQDEMKLCLLLNVIDPKIGGVMIMGDRGTGKSTTVRSLVDLLPEITVVAADPFNSDPEDPESMGMEVREKLIKGEQLPTLKVKINMVDLPLGATEDRVCGTIDIEKALTEGVKAFEPGLLAKANRGILYVDEVNLLDDHLVDVLLDSAASGWNTVEREGISISHPARFILIGSGNPEEGELRPQLLDRFGMHAQVGTVRDAELRVKIVEERARFDKNPKEFRETYKADQEKLQEQITAARSCLSEVVIDHELRVKISKVCAELNVDGLRGDIVTNRAAKALAALKGRDTVTSEDIAVVIPNCLRHRLRKDPLESIDSGLLVIEKFYEVFS, translated from the exons ATGGCCGGATTACTAGGAACTTCTTCCGCAGCAGCACTACTGAGCTCTCCCtctatttcttcttcttcttcttcgccgAAGGCGTCAATTCGTGCTCTATCCTTTAATCCAG GTCATACTCAAGGCAGAAGGTTTTATGGAGGTATTGGACTCCCATCGAAGAAAGGAAGGTCTCATTTTTCAATCTCAAATGTTGCCACTGAAATCAGCCCAGCCCAAGAACAG GCACAGAAGCTCTCAAAGGAAAACCAAAGACCAGTGTATCCATTTGCAGCAATAGTCGGACAAGACGAGATGAAACTCTGCCTTCTATTAAACGTAATCGACCCAAAAATCGGCGGAGTCATGATCATGGGAGACAGAGGAACCGGAAAATCCACAACCGTCCGATCACTCGTCGATCTCCTCCCCGAAATCACCGTCGTCGCCGCCGACCCCTTCAACTCCGACCCAGAAGACCCCGAATCAATGGGCATGGAAGTCCGAGAAAAACTAATCAAAGGCGAACAActcccaaccctaaaagtcaaaatcaacatgGTTGACCTCCCATTAGGAGCCACCGAAGACCGCGTATGTGGCACCATCGACATCGAAAAAGCCCTCACCGAAGGAGTCAAAGCATTCGAACCCGGTCTTCTCGCGAAAGCCAACCGCGGGATTTTATACGTCGATGAAGTAAATCTTTTGGATGATCATTTAGTCGACGTGCTTCTCGATTCTGCGGCTTCAGGGTGGAACACAGTCGAACGTGAAGGAATATCGATTTCGCATCCCGCGCGTTTCATCCTCATCGGATCGGGAAACCCCGAAGAAGGTGAACTCCGACCGCAACTTCTCGATCGATTTGGGATGCACGCACAAGTGGGAACGGTGCGTGACGCGGAACTTAGGGTTAAAATTGTGGAGGAGAGAGCGCGATTTGAtaaaaaccctaaggagtttaggGAAACGTATAAAGCGGATCAAGAGAAGCTTCAAGAGCAGATAACGGCTGCGAGGAGTTGTTTATCGGAAGTGGTGATTGATCATGAACTTAGGGTTAAGATTTCGAAAGTGTGTGCGGAGTTGAATGTTGATGGGTTGCGGGGTGATATTGTGACGAATAGGGCGGCGAAAGCTTTGGCGGCGTTGAAGGGGCGGGATACGGTGACGTCGGAGGATATTGCGGTTGTGATTCCGAATTGTTTGAGACACAGGTTGAGGAAGGATCCATTGGAGTCGATTGATTCGGGGTTGCTTGTTATTGAGAAGTTTTATGAGGTTTTTAGCTGA